The proteins below are encoded in one region of Tsuneonella sp. CC-YZS046:
- a CDS encoding PqqD family protein, giving the protein METAEKAWRPAASVIYSDLDDGAALLDTTKNVYYSLAGTGYFLWGELLKGADFSALCSALTGAFEVSPDVAEADVADWIGAMAGAGLIEEREHA; this is encoded by the coding sequence ATGGAAACAGCGGAGAAAGCCTGGCGGCCGGCTGCCAGCGTCATTTACAGCGATCTCGATGATGGGGCGGCGCTGCTCGACACCACGAAGAACGTATATTACTCGCTGGCAGGCACCGGCTATTTCCTGTGGGGCGAATTACTCAAGGGCGCGGATTTTTCCGCGCTCTGTTCGGCGCTTACCGGCGCATTCGAGGTAAGCCCGGATGTGGCCGAAGCCGATGTCGCCGATTGGATCGGCGCGATGGCGGGCGCTGGCCTGATCGAAGAGCGCGAACATGCCTGA
- a CDS encoding lasso RiPP family leader peptide-containing protein has product MQTSKKQAYQKPEVSQIGSFEEITLGGTDGDFTDFPFPANTPRGDLTFS; this is encoded by the coding sequence ATGCAGACTTCCAAAAAACAAGCCTACCAAAAACCAGAAGTGAGCCAGATTGGTTCGTTTGAAGAAATCACTCTCGGTGGTACGGATGGGGACTTCACCGATTTCCCTTTTCCGGCAAACACTCCGCGGGGTGATCTCACTTTTTCCTGA
- a CDS encoding asparagine synthase-related protein: MSGVCGILTPASDRSTLSCQVQAGLDAMAHRGPDGFSLYPGDTVVLGHGLFDTGCNGMHIDRDGYVLSFDGRLDNRDALLAALRDSGASPDFEWRHCHDKVLLLAAYRHFGDGLPALLRGDFAFAIWDPSRAGLFLCRDHFGVKPLFWRQAAGAFHFASEIKGLQAMAQAPFDVREQTIAGFVDGDRGGHRPELTAFEGVYRLLPGHHGWADRNGFKVTRYWSLNPGLPVRRRDAAADFRTLFRQAVDRRLRTTRPLGALLSGGLDSSSIVSVIGSGQADRKLGDVPVFSLVFDGGVDESEYIAAVEDRFGFHAHRVDGSGISAFDDCDAIVAEQDQPILGPNMATLRYFIRTISQQSDVRILLDGNGGDEVVSYGNSIFQELAESGRWLRLWRELGASEDLRPERGKRFWRLVRRWGLRGWRRRAGWLLKRKRRVDDPVRYAPDGRPRPTEQAAHLSKLSAPLFAHALEALDHNAAAAGVEIRMPFMDVDLVSFCVTVPASEKWANGVSRLILRKAMAGLLPPAVATRLDKFDFTDRIRSSMLARHGELVERSLQADAGELARFADMDGLRASWRTLRQEGTLEGAKFQQIWRAVVLGRWLEHQRGLMPYAFHQHLPEAAE; the protein is encoded by the coding sequence ATGAGCGGGGTCTGCGGCATCCTGACCCCGGCTTCCGATCGGTCGACGCTTTCCTGCCAGGTGCAGGCCGGGCTTGATGCCATGGCGCATCGCGGCCCGGACGGATTCTCGCTATATCCGGGCGATACCGTTGTGCTGGGCCACGGCCTGTTCGACACCGGCTGCAATGGCATGCATATCGACCGGGACGGTTACGTGCTGAGCTTCGATGGCCGCCTCGACAATCGGGATGCATTGCTGGCCGCGCTGCGCGATAGCGGGGCATCTCCGGATTTCGAATGGCGGCATTGCCACGACAAGGTGCTGCTGCTGGCCGCCTACCGGCATTTCGGCGATGGTCTGCCGGCTCTGCTGCGCGGCGATTTCGCCTTCGCGATATGGGACCCGTCCAGGGCCGGGCTGTTCCTCTGCAGGGATCACTTTGGCGTGAAGCCCCTGTTCTGGCGTCAGGCGGCGGGGGCATTCCATTTCGCTTCGGAGATCAAGGGGCTGCAGGCCATGGCCCAGGCGCCGTTCGACGTTAGGGAACAGACCATTGCCGGTTTCGTGGATGGCGACCGTGGCGGACACCGGCCGGAACTCACTGCCTTCGAAGGGGTGTATCGATTGCTGCCGGGCCATCATGGCTGGGCCGATCGAAATGGCTTCAAGGTCACACGCTACTGGTCGCTGAATCCCGGTTTGCCGGTTCGCCGGCGTGACGCGGCGGCCGATTTCAGGACCCTGTTCAGGCAGGCCGTCGACCGGCGGCTGCGCACGACGCGGCCGTTGGGCGCGCTGTTGAGCGGCGGTCTGGATTCCTCGTCCATCGTCTCGGTGATCGGATCGGGCCAGGCCGATCGGAAGCTGGGCGATGTCCCGGTGTTCTCATTGGTGTTCGACGGGGGAGTGGACGAATCCGAATACATCGCGGCAGTGGAAGACAGGTTCGGTTTTCATGCCCATCGTGTGGATGGGTCGGGCATTTCCGCCTTTGACGATTGCGACGCGATCGTTGCGGAGCAGGACCAGCCGATCCTGGGTCCGAACATGGCCACGTTGCGATATTTCATACGCACCATTTCGCAGCAGAGCGATGTTCGCATCCTGCTGGATGGCAATGGCGGTGACGAAGTCGTGTCATACGGCAATAGCATCTTTCAGGAGCTTGCGGAAAGCGGCCGCTGGCTGCGGCTTTGGCGGGAATTGGGCGCTTCGGAGGATTTGCGGCCCGAGCGCGGCAAGCGGTTCTGGCGGCTGGTCCGCCGATGGGGGCTGCGGGGCTGGCGCCGCCGGGCGGGCTGGCTGCTCAAGCGGAAGCGCCGGGTGGATGACCCCGTCCGTTATGCGCCCGATGGTCGCCCGCGTCCCACCGAGCAGGCCGCGCACCTCAGCAAGCTGTCCGCTCCGTTGTTCGCGCATGCGCTGGAAGCGCTCGATCACAATGCCGCTGCGGCGGGGGTCGAGATCCGCATGCCATTCATGGATGTCGATCTAGTGAGCTTTTGCGTTACGGTTCCGGCCAGCGAGAAATGGGCGAACGGAGTTTCCCGGTTGATCCTGCGCAAGGCGATGGCTGGCCTGCTGCCGCCCGCCGTCGCCACGCGGTTAGACAAGTTCGATTTTACCGACCGCATCCGCAGTTCGATGCTGGCCCGGCATGGTGAACTGGTCGAGCGGAGTCTTCAGGCCGATGCCGGGGAATTGGCGCGTTTCGCCGACATGGATGGCCTGCGGGCAAGCTGGCGGACACTGCGGCAGGAAGGAACTCTCGAAGGTGCGAAGTTCCAGCAGATCTGGCGGGCGGTGGTGTTGGGGCGTTGGCTCGAACACCAGCGCGGCCTGATGCCCTATGCATTCCATCAACATCTGCCCGAGGCGGCGGAATGA
- a CDS encoding lasso peptide biosynthesis B2 protein yields the protein MPELHRPALLSLLWREKWLLGLAFCYLWQARILLSLKGFGDPREGCAATAREAQAPTALARRIAWSVDQAARFVLRPTCLVRAMAGQRMLALKGHGSEIHVGVRKTADKPFDAHAWLISGDEIVLGGTQTELAAFSPLIGAR from the coding sequence ATGCCTGAACTGCACCGCCCGGCGTTGCTGTCGTTGCTCTGGCGCGAAAAGTGGCTGCTGGGGCTAGCGTTCTGCTATCTTTGGCAAGCCCGCATTCTTCTGAGCCTGAAGGGTTTCGGCGATCCGAGAGAAGGCTGTGCCGCAACGGCTCGGGAAGCACAGGCTCCGACCGCCCTTGCGCGCCGGATTGCCTGGTCGGTCGATCAGGCCGCGCGTTTCGTCTTGCGGCCGACTTGCCTTGTCCGCGCCATGGCCGGGCAACGGATGCTGGCATTGAAGGGCCATGGCTCTGAAATCCATGTCGGCGTGCGCAAGACCGCGGACAAACCCTTCGACGCCCATGCCTGGCTCATCAGCGGCGATGAGATCGTGCTGGGCGGCACGCAAACCGAGCTTGCCGCGTTTTCGCCCTTGATCGGAGCGCGGTGA